From a single Nilaparvata lugens isolate BPH unplaced genomic scaffold, ASM1435652v1 scaffold3616, whole genome shotgun sequence genomic region:
- the LOC111050317 gene encoding death-associated inhibitor of apoptosis 1-like: protein MISETSESVESVSLTSNDILDEFTNLNLNHNLGEVINLKREIERLNTFKDWRVPFLSATQMAEAGFYFTKRGDIVRCVFCDIEMGNWVEGDDPTINHRHCPFIKKLPVGNVPLVSGESCGYSDYSGYDTCGNNATHPYISHEDATVINIPKIINTGHSSMTIPLPDLLVTKPPLHATYKTIESRLASFATWPISLKIKPSELSDAGFFYTGKGDMVICFYCDGALKDWMDVDIPWEEHARWFSKCHYVILIKGRKFIDEVRQKKSKEDKSVIETEQFQSKSVSSKEQFQSRSVSSSTDSINKRETVNNILCKICYTEEMNILFFPCGHLATCSRCAISLTSCIICRREHSAIMRVFLS from the coding sequence ATGATATCTGAAACTAGTGAATCTGTTGAGAGTGTTAGTTTGACGAGTAATGATATCTTGGACGAATTCACAAACCTTAACCTTAATCACAATCTCGGGGAAGTGATAAACCTAAAAAGAGAAATCGAGCGACTGAATACATTCAAGGACTGGCGCGTGCCATTCCTTAGTGCTACTCAAATGGCCGAGGCCGGTTTCTATTTTACGAAAAGGGGTGATATTGTGCGGTGTGTATTTTGTGACATAGAGATGGGTAATTGGGTAGAAGGTGACGATCCGACAATAAATCATCGACATTGTCCATTCATCAAAAAATTGCCTGTTGGAAATGTTCCATTGGTTTCTGGGGAAAGTTGTGGTTATAGTGATTATAGTGGATATGATACTTGCGGCAACAATGCAACCCATCCATATATCTCACACGAGGACGCGACAGtgataaatattccaaaaataattaatactgGACATAGCAGTATGACCATTCCCCTACCTGATCTTCTGGTGACAAAACCCCCTCTCCATGCAACATATAAAACTATAGAATCTAGACTTGCATCGTTTGCTACATGGCCAATCTCTTTGAAAATCAAGCCGAGTGAATTGAGTGATGCCGGGTTCTTCTATACAGGGAAAGGTGACATGGTGATATGCTTTTACTGTGATGGTGCTCTGAAAGATTGGATGGATGTGGATATACCATGGGAAGAACATGCGAGATGGTTTAGTAAATGTCACTATGTAATCTTGATCAAAGGCAGGAAATTTATTGATGAGGTCCGTCAAAAGAAATCTAAAGAGGATAAATCAGTGATAGAAACAGAACAGTTTCAATCAAAATCAGTTTCATCGAAAGAACAGTTTCAATCAAGATCAGTTTCATCATCGACGGATTCAATAAATAAACGTGAAACTGTCAACAATATCctttgtaaaatttgttacaCCGAGGAGATGAATATCCTGTTCTTTCCATGTGGTCACCTTGCAACATGTTCCAGATGTGCCATTTCACTTACCAGTTGTATCATATGTCGTAGGGAACATTCTGCAATCATGCGAGTATTCCTCTCCTAG